GTCCGAATCGCCGTCCAGGTAATCCGGGATCTCGTCCCCGTCCGTATCCTCCGGGGTAATGCCTTCATCCCCCGTTCCTTCATAGGCGTCGTCCAGGCCGTCGTTATCGCTGTCGTTGCCGCTCGGGGGCACGTAGCCGTCCGTAGGCTGGCCCTCCACGTTGTCTGGGAGGCCGTCGTTGTCGGAATCGATATCCAGGTGATCCGGAATCGCGTCCCCGTCCGTGTCCAGCGGATTGGTCAGCGGGTCGTTATCCCCGTCCGTATTCGGGTCCTCCACCGTATCCAGGATCCCGTCGTTGTCGTCATCCAGGTCAATCGGGTCCGGAACGCCGTCCCCGTCCGTGTCCGGGTCAACCGTCGGGTCCAGGTAGTCCGGGGTGCCGTCGTTGTCCGTATCGTCATTGGTCGGGTCGCCATCCTCGTCGGCATCCTCGTCAGGAGTATCGATGCCGTCCCCGTCATCGTCCACGTCCCGGTAGTTCACGTCTTCCGTCCCGTCCGTATCCGGCAGGTCCTCTGCCGGGTTGTCGATCTCGTCGTTCACGTCAAAACCGTCGTCCACATCGGAGCCTTCATAACCGTCGTCCAGGCCGTCCCCGTCCGTATCGGTACCGGTAAATGTCTGGTCGGGTATCCCGTCGAAATTAAAATCGTTCCCTTCGTTGTTGTCAGGAACCAGATCGTTGTCCGAATCGCCGTCCAGGTAATCCGGGATCTCGTCCCCGTCCGTATCCTCCGGGGTAATGCCTTCATCCCCCGTTCCTTCATAGGCGTCGTCCAGGCCGTCGTTATCGCTGTCGTTGCCGCTCGGGGGCACGTAGCCGTCCGTAGGCTGGCCCTCCACGTTGTCAGGGAGGCCGTCGTTGTCCGAATCCAGATCCACCCGATCCGGGTAGCCGTCACCGTCGCTGTCTACGTCCTGGCTGAAATTCACTGTCTGAGGATCCTGGAAGTTATCCAGGCAGGAGAACTGAATCCCCGACTGGCGGGGGACGTTGGTGGTGAAATTTTCACCCACGGACGCCTGTATCCCGAATCGAAAAACAAAAGTGGAAATATTGACGAATTCCACGGCCAGGTTCACACTGGGGTTTTGATTGGAAATCCCGTTATATTCGGCGGTTCCCCCATTGATCAGCAGGCCGCCTTCCGTATTGTTGACCACGATTTCCGTCGGGTTGTCGAACGTGTAGCTGGCCGGGGTATCAAAACGGTTGAATTCCTGGAACTGCTCGTTCCCGTCCACGTCCAGGAAATTCGCTATCAATTCTGCCTGGGTAGCCGGGGTATTGGTCCCCGCCTCAACCAGGGTAATCCTCAGGTCCGCATAGGGTCGGCGGAGCATGTCCGATGTGGTGAAAAAGATCTCGGGTTTGAAGAACTCCGGGTCCACGGCATTCTGGTCCAGCGTGCTGATCGCTGCGCCCTGCAGGGCCTCGATAGTCACCAGGGCATCCAGGCCGCTGCCAATACCCGGGATGCGGTAGACGGCCCCTTCGGCGAATTCCCCGCCGGATTCCAGGACGGGTTCCTGGTCAAAGGAGAGGGTGGGGATCTCGTCACAGTCAAAATCCGTGCTCAATACACTCGACTCCACGCGGTCCAGTATTCCGTCATTGTCCGAATCCGGATCCCGGTAATCGGGAATCCCGTCGGATTCCGTATCCACCGGCTGGAGTCCTTCCCCGGCGCCGGGTGCACTCTCGAATGCATCGTCCAGCCCGTTCCCGTCTGCGTCAATCCCGGACGGGGCCAATACTGCCGTGGCATCCTGAGCCTCAACGCGATCGGGTATGCCGTCATTGTCCGAATCGAGGTCCAGGTAATCCGGGATACCGTCCCCGTCCGTGTCGGTCGGGTTTGTGGCAGGGTCGTTGTCTCCGTCCGTATTGGCGTCTTCCACCAGGTCCGTGATGCCGTCGCCGTCATCATCGATGTCGTTCTGGTTCTGTACCCCGTCCCCGTCGTAGTCGAGGGCGCTTGGGTCTGCGGGAAAGGGCTGCAGCGTTTCCGCAAAGGAGGTAAGCAGGAAAACCGCCGTCAGCAGGCAGGCGAATATTCGAAAGGAAGAAAGCGGCCGGGCGCTTTTGGTTTGCGTAGTGATCTCCATAGATGATCGTTTATTGGGACGAGCACCATGGCATTGCGGTTAGGTTCTTTTAGCTGATTGGGGCACCAAAAGTACGATGCAAGATAAAACTAAAATACCCCGAAGCCAACAGAATTGCTCCCGGATATTCGGGATAATCCGTCAACGACCGCTTTCATCGACAAACGGGGAAATCCCCGGGGGCATCCTTTTCATTTAAAGGCAGATACATTCCATTTATCGGATGTCCCCGGCAAGGCAACCGGGTGTTTCAGACAGGCTGCGGCCCCTGGGTTGAAGGAATCTTCTTATTAATGCCGCCCCGGATAGATCGGGCAGGCTCCCGTGCCGGCAATCCGATGCTTTTTGGTATTTTTGCGCAAATTTCCCATCACCGCAAATTTCCCAACACGTGAGTTTTAAAAGCGAAATAGATAAACGCCGCACCTTCGGCATCATTTCCCACCCGGATGCCGGGAAGACCACCCTCACCGAAAAATTGCTGCTTTTCGGGGGGGCCATCCAGGAAGCCGGCGCCGTTAAGAGCAACAAAATTAAAAAAGGGGCTACCAGTGACTTCATGGAAATTGAACGACAACGCGGTATCTCTGTGGCCACCTCGGTACTCGCATTCCTGTATAAGGACAAGAAGATCAATATCCTGGATACGCCCGGCCACAAGGACTTTGCGGAGGATACCTTCCGTACGCTGACCGCCGTGGACAGCGTGATCGTGGTTATCGACGTGGCCAAGGGTGTAGAGGAGCAGACCGAAAAACTCGTGGAGGTATGCCGGATGCGGAACATCCCGATGATCGTTTTTATCAACAAACTCGACCGGGAGGGGAAGGACGCCTTTGACCTGTTGGACGAAGTGGAACAAAAGCTCGGTTTGAGCGTCACCCCCTTGAGTTTCCCGATCGGGATGGGCTATG
This genomic window from Robiginitalea biformata HTCC2501 contains:
- a CDS encoding gliding motility-associated C-terminal domain-containing protein, giving the protein MEITTQTKSARPLSSFRIFACLLTAVFLLTSFAETLQPFPADPSALDYDGDGVQNQNDIDDDGDGITDLVEDANTDGDNDPATNPTDTDGDGIPDYLDLDSDNDGIPDRVEAQDATAVLAPSGIDADGNGLDDAFESAPGAGEGLQPVDTESDGIPDYRDPDSDNDGILDRVESSVLSTDFDCDEIPTLSFDQEPVLESGGEFAEGAVYRIPGIGSGLDALVTIEALQGAAISTLDQNAVDPEFFKPEIFFTTSDMLRRPYADLRITLVEAGTNTPATQAELIANFLDVDGNEQFQEFNRFDTPASYTFDNPTEIVVNNTEGGLLINGGTAEYNGISNQNPSVNLAVEFVNISTFVFRFGIQASVGENFTTNVPRQSGIQFSCLDNFQDPQTVNFSQDVDSDGDGYPDRVDLDSDNDGLPDNVEGQPTDGYVPPSGNDSDNDGLDDAYEGTGDEGITPEDTDGDEIPDYLDGDSDNDLVPDNNEGNDFNFDGIPDQTFTGTDTDGDGLDDGYEGSDVDDGFDVNDEIDNPAEDLPDTDGTEDVNYRDVDDDGDGIDTPDEDADEDGDPTNDDTDNDGTPDYLDPTVDPDTDGDGVPDPIDLDDDNDGILDTVEDPNTDGDNDPLTNPLDTDGDAIPDHLDIDSDNDGLPDNVEGQPTDGYVPPSGNDSDNDGLDDAYEGTGDEGITPEDTDGDEIPDYLDGDSDNDSVPDNNEGNDFNFDGIPDQTFTGTDTDGDGLDDGYEGSDVDDGFDVNDEIDNPAEDLPDTDGTEDVNYRDFDDDGDGIDTPDEDADQDGDPTNDDTDNDGTPDYLDPDGPPPGTDTDGDGVPDIDDLDDDNDGILDSVEDPNTDGDNDPLTNFADSDGDLFPDHLDIDSDNDGIPDNVEAQTTAGYIPPNDDDAATYAANNGVNSAYLGGLDPVNTDGTDAPDYLDGDSDNDLVPDNNEGNDFNFDGIPDQTFTGTDTDGDGLDDGYEGADVNDGFDVNDEIDNPAEDLPDTDGTEDVNYRDFDDDGDGIDTPNEDLDDNGDPTDDDSDGDGTPEYLDPDPTVVPEGDIIVFQLVTPNGDGQNDFLFIENVELARNNTLKIFNRWGVSVYEGINYNNQNNVFDGRSKGRSTVNTEEYLPSGVYFYIFEYELNQRRITDSGYLYVGNK